The following proteins come from a genomic window of Sorghum bicolor cultivar BTx623 chromosome 3, Sorghum_bicolor_NCBIv3, whole genome shotgun sequence:
- the LOC8072352 gene encoding serine/threonine-protein kinase HT1 codes for MKSLQCFKQSGGGGNGGGPGRRLERRLSLGEYKKAVSWSKYLVAPPGARIRGGGEELWSADLSKLEIRGKFASGRHSRVYSGRYAGREVAIKMVSQPEEDAALAAELERQFASEVALLLRLHHPNIISFVAACKKPPVFCIITEFMAGGSLRKYLRQQEPHSVPLKLVLKLALDIARGMSYLHSQGILHRDLKSENILLGEDMSVKVADFGISCLESQCGSGKGFTGTYRWMAPEMIKEKHHTRKVDVYSFGIVMWEILTALVPFSDMTPEQAAVAVALKNARPPLPASCPVAISHLIMQCWATNPDKRPQFDDIVAILESYKEALDEDPSFFLSYIPPPHHSHHHHHHHQSLLRCFPRTMRRSASLKV; via the exons ATGAAGAGCCTGCAGTGCTTCAAgcagagcggcggcggcggcaatggTGGCGGGCCGGGGAGGCGGCTGGAGCGGCGGCTGTCGCTGGGCGAGTACAAGAAGGCGGTGTCGTGGTCCAAGTACCTCGTAGCGCCGCCGGGCGCCAGGATCCggggcggcggcgaggagctGTGGAGCGCCGACCTGTCCAAGCTGGAGATCCGGGGCAAGTTCGCGTCAGGCCGGCACAGCCGCGTCTACTCCGGCAGGTATGCCGGCCGCGAGGTGGCCATCAAGATGGTCAGCCAGCCCGAGGAGGACGCCGCGCTCGCCGCTGAGCTAGAGCGCCAGTTCGCCTCCGAGGTCGCGCTCCTCCTTCGCCTCCACCATCCAAACATCATCTCG TTTGTCGCAGCATGCAAGAAACCACCAGTATTCTGCATCATCACTGAGTTCATGGCAGGGGGCTCCCTTAGGAAATATTTACGTCAGCAGGAACCTCATTCAGTTCCCCTCAAACTAGTGCTGAAATTAGCTTTAGATATCGCTCGCGGAATGAGCTACCTACACTCCCAGGGTATACTTCATAGAGACCTGAAATCAGAGAACATACTTCTGGGAGAAGATATGTCCGTCAAAGTGGCAGATTTCGGGATTTCATGCTTGGAATCACAGTGTGGGAGTGGCAAGGGGTTTACAGGAACCTACAGGTGGATGGCACCAGAAATGATCAAAGAGAAACATCATACTAGGAAAGTGGATGTGTACAGCTTTGGAATCGTCATGTGGGAGATTTTGACCGCTTTGGTTCCGTTCAGCGACATGACTCCAGAGCAGGCTGCTGTCGCTGTTGCCCTGAAG AATGCAAGGCCGCCACTGCCTGCTTCATGCCCTGTGGCAATAAGTCACCTGATCATGCAGTGCTGGGCGACCAACCCTGACAAAAGACCTCAGTTTGACGACATCGTGGCGATTCTTGAGAGCTACAAAGAAGCCCTTGATGAGGACCCGTCGTTCTTCTTGTCGTATATTCCTCCACCGCACCacagccaccaccaccaccaccatcatcagagCCTTCTCCGGTGCTTCCCTCGCACCATGCGAAGGTCTGCATCTCTGAAAGTATGA
- the LOC8072350 gene encoding probable glycosyltransferase At5g25310 isoform X2 yields MPHHHHTNPSHPPAARKLLSWRRVVAACAAVAALVLLLAAAPATEDPSRWRSYLMGPLPGGTRKETVAAAVVARSFAGPAASTSSPAEAPLSSLGEINLSARIAPAAAPSMFLVPSSSPTENFDDGSMEEPEHPEIKRNLPKESAPFLKKEPISSGLPTISPDANGEHVMDTKSVLPLTPEAPLWSTAADEELIYAKKEITNTPLTSDDPDLYAPLFRNVSIFKRSYELMERLLKVFIYHDGAKPIFHSPELKGIYASEGWFMRLMETNQNFVVRDPNRAHLFYLPYSSRQLEHNLYVPGSNSIEPLSIFVKNYIDLISAKYPYWNRTKGADHFFVACHDWGPYTTKLHDELRKNTIKALCNADLSEGIFIRGKDVSLPETFLRSPRRPLRDIGGRPAAQRTILAFFAGQMHGRVRPVLLKYWGDKDADMRIYSRLPHRITRKRNYVQHMKSSKYCICPMGYEVNSPRIVEAIYYECVPVIIADNFVLPFDAALNWSAFSVVVPESDVPKLKEILLAIPESRYITLQSNVKRVQKHFLWHPNPVKYDIFHMILHSVWFSRVNQIR; encoded by the exons ATGCCGCACCACCACCACACCAATCCGTCGCATCCTCCTGCGGCGCGCAAGCTCCTCTCCTGGCGCCGCGTAGTCGCCGCCTGCGCCGCTGTCGCGGCTCTCGTGCTCCTCCTGGCCGCCGCCCCGGCCACGGAGGACCCCAGCCGGTGGCGCTCTTATCTCATGGGACCCCTTCCTGGGGGGACCCGCAAGGAGACAGTGGCGGCCGCGGTCGTGGCGAGAAGCTTCGCGGGCCCCGCCGCCTCCACGTCGTCGCCAGCCGAAGCGCCGCTTTCATCCTTGGGCGAG ATTAATTTGTCAGCTAGGATTGCTCCAGCAGCAGCGCCCTCTATGTTCTTGGTCCCTTCATCTTCACCCACAGAGAATTTTGATGATGGTTCAATGGAGGAACCCGAACATCCTGAGATAAAG AGAAATCTGCCAAAGGAATCAGCTCCTTTTCTCAAAAAAGAG CCCATTTCCAGTGGTTTGCCTACAATAAGCCCTGATGCCAATGGAGAACATGTCATGGATACCAAATCTGTTCTGCCTCTAACGCCAGAG GCACCTCTTTGGTCAACAGCAGCTGATGAAGAGCTTATATATGCAAAGAAAGAGATCACTAATACACCATTGACCTCAGACGACCCTGATCTATATGCACCCCTGTTCCGGAATGTGTCCATCTTTAAAAG GAGTTATGAACTGATGGAGAGACTTCTTAAGGTTTTCATATATCATGATGGAGCAAAACCTATTTTCCATTCCCCAGAGTTGAAAGGTATCTATGCGTCTGAGGGATGGTTTATGAGATTGATGGAGACAAACCAGAATTTTGTTGTCAGAGATCCAAACAGAGCCCATTTATTCTATCTCCCATATAGTTCTCGTCAACTGGAGCATAACCTTTATGTGCCTGGCTCAAATTCAATTGAGCCACTGTCTATCTTTGTTAAAAATTACATTGACCTAATCTCGGCCAAGTACCCATATTGGAATAGGACAAAAGGAGCTGATCATTTCTTTGTTGCTTGCCATGACTGG GGGCCTTACACAACCAAATTGCACGATGAATTGCGGAAGAACACTATTAAAGCTCTCTGCAATGCAGACCTCTCTGAAGGAATTTTTATCCGTGGAAAAGATGTTTCCCTTCCAGAAACATTTCTTAGATCACCAAGAAGACCTCTAAGAGATATTGGGGGAAGACCAGCCGCACAGAGAACTATCCTGGCCTTCTTTGCAGGGCAGATGCATGGTCGAGTTCGACCTGTACTTCTCAAGTATTGGGGAGACAAGGATGCTGATATGAGAATATACAGTAGGCTGCCACACCGAATCACTAGGAAGAGAAATTATGTTCAGCATATGAAGTCAAGCAAGTACTGTATCTGTCCCATGGGGTATGAGGTAAACAGCCCGAGAATAGTTGAGGCAATATATTATGAGTGTGTTCCAGTAATAATTGCCGACAATTTTGTTCTCCCATTTGATGCTGCACTCAACTGGAGCGCATTCTCTGTTGTCGTACCAGAAAGTGATGTACCTAAGCTGAAGGAGATCTTGTTGGCAATACCTGAGAGTCGATACATAACCCTGCAGTCAAATGTGAAAAGGGTGCAGAAGCATTTTCTGTGGCATCCAAATCCTGTCAAGTATGACATTTTCCACATGATACTACACTCAGTTTGGTTTAGCAGGGTAAATCAGATCCGTTAG
- the LOC8072350 gene encoding probable glycosyltransferase At5g25310 isoform X1, producing the protein MPHHHHTNPSHPPAARKLLSWRRVVAACAAVAALVLLLAAAPATEDPSRWRSYLMGPLPGGTRKETVAAAVVARSFAGPAASTSSPAEAPLSSLGEINLSARIAPAAAPSMFLVPSSSPTENFDDGSMEEPEHPEIKRNLPKESAPFLKKEPISSGLPTISPDANGEHVMDTKSVLPLTPEQAPLWSTAADEELIYAKKEITNTPLTSDDPDLYAPLFRNVSIFKRSYELMERLLKVFIYHDGAKPIFHSPELKGIYASEGWFMRLMETNQNFVVRDPNRAHLFYLPYSSRQLEHNLYVPGSNSIEPLSIFVKNYIDLISAKYPYWNRTKGADHFFVACHDWGPYTTKLHDELRKNTIKALCNADLSEGIFIRGKDVSLPETFLRSPRRPLRDIGGRPAAQRTILAFFAGQMHGRVRPVLLKYWGDKDADMRIYSRLPHRITRKRNYVQHMKSSKYCICPMGYEVNSPRIVEAIYYECVPVIIADNFVLPFDAALNWSAFSVVVPESDVPKLKEILLAIPESRYITLQSNVKRVQKHFLWHPNPVKYDIFHMILHSVWFSRVNQIR; encoded by the exons ATGCCGCACCACCACCACACCAATCCGTCGCATCCTCCTGCGGCGCGCAAGCTCCTCTCCTGGCGCCGCGTAGTCGCCGCCTGCGCCGCTGTCGCGGCTCTCGTGCTCCTCCTGGCCGCCGCCCCGGCCACGGAGGACCCCAGCCGGTGGCGCTCTTATCTCATGGGACCCCTTCCTGGGGGGACCCGCAAGGAGACAGTGGCGGCCGCGGTCGTGGCGAGAAGCTTCGCGGGCCCCGCCGCCTCCACGTCGTCGCCAGCCGAAGCGCCGCTTTCATCCTTGGGCGAG ATTAATTTGTCAGCTAGGATTGCTCCAGCAGCAGCGCCCTCTATGTTCTTGGTCCCTTCATCTTCACCCACAGAGAATTTTGATGATGGTTCAATGGAGGAACCCGAACATCCTGAGATAAAG AGAAATCTGCCAAAGGAATCAGCTCCTTTTCTCAAAAAAGAG CCCATTTCCAGTGGTTTGCCTACAATAAGCCCTGATGCCAATGGAGAACATGTCATGGATACCAAATCTGTTCTGCCTCTAACGCCAGAG CAGGCACCTCTTTGGTCAACAGCAGCTGATGAAGAGCTTATATATGCAAAGAAAGAGATCACTAATACACCATTGACCTCAGACGACCCTGATCTATATGCACCCCTGTTCCGGAATGTGTCCATCTTTAAAAG GAGTTATGAACTGATGGAGAGACTTCTTAAGGTTTTCATATATCATGATGGAGCAAAACCTATTTTCCATTCCCCAGAGTTGAAAGGTATCTATGCGTCTGAGGGATGGTTTATGAGATTGATGGAGACAAACCAGAATTTTGTTGTCAGAGATCCAAACAGAGCCCATTTATTCTATCTCCCATATAGTTCTCGTCAACTGGAGCATAACCTTTATGTGCCTGGCTCAAATTCAATTGAGCCACTGTCTATCTTTGTTAAAAATTACATTGACCTAATCTCGGCCAAGTACCCATATTGGAATAGGACAAAAGGAGCTGATCATTTCTTTGTTGCTTGCCATGACTGG GGGCCTTACACAACCAAATTGCACGATGAATTGCGGAAGAACACTATTAAAGCTCTCTGCAATGCAGACCTCTCTGAAGGAATTTTTATCCGTGGAAAAGATGTTTCCCTTCCAGAAACATTTCTTAGATCACCAAGAAGACCTCTAAGAGATATTGGGGGAAGACCAGCCGCACAGAGAACTATCCTGGCCTTCTTTGCAGGGCAGATGCATGGTCGAGTTCGACCTGTACTTCTCAAGTATTGGGGAGACAAGGATGCTGATATGAGAATATACAGTAGGCTGCCACACCGAATCACTAGGAAGAGAAATTATGTTCAGCATATGAAGTCAAGCAAGTACTGTATCTGTCCCATGGGGTATGAGGTAAACAGCCCGAGAATAGTTGAGGCAATATATTATGAGTGTGTTCCAGTAATAATTGCCGACAATTTTGTTCTCCCATTTGATGCTGCACTCAACTGGAGCGCATTCTCTGTTGTCGTACCAGAAAGTGATGTACCTAAGCTGAAGGAGATCTTGTTGGCAATACCTGAGAGTCGATACATAACCCTGCAGTCAAATGTGAAAAGGGTGCAGAAGCATTTTCTGTGGCATCCAAATCCTGTCAAGTATGACATTTTCCACATGATACTACACTCAGTTTGGTTTAGCAGGGTAAATCAGATCCGTTAG
- the LOC8072350 gene encoding probable glycosyltransferase At5g03795 isoform X3 encodes MFLVPSSSPTENFDDGSMEEPEHPEIKRNLPKESAPFLKKEPISSGLPTISPDANGEHVMDTKSVLPLTPEQAPLWSTAADEELIYAKKEITNTPLTSDDPDLYAPLFRNVSIFKRSYELMERLLKVFIYHDGAKPIFHSPELKGIYASEGWFMRLMETNQNFVVRDPNRAHLFYLPYSSRQLEHNLYVPGSNSIEPLSIFVKNYIDLISAKYPYWNRTKGADHFFVACHDWGPYTTKLHDELRKNTIKALCNADLSEGIFIRGKDVSLPETFLRSPRRPLRDIGGRPAAQRTILAFFAGQMHGRVRPVLLKYWGDKDADMRIYSRLPHRITRKRNYVQHMKSSKYCICPMGYEVNSPRIVEAIYYECVPVIIADNFVLPFDAALNWSAFSVVVPESDVPKLKEILLAIPESRYITLQSNVKRVQKHFLWHPNPVKYDIFHMILHSVWFSRVNQIR; translated from the exons ATGTTCTTGGTCCCTTCATCTTCACCCACAGAGAATTTTGATGATGGTTCAATGGAGGAACCCGAACATCCTGAGATAAAG AGAAATCTGCCAAAGGAATCAGCTCCTTTTCTCAAAAAAGAG CCCATTTCCAGTGGTTTGCCTACAATAAGCCCTGATGCCAATGGAGAACATGTCATGGATACCAAATCTGTTCTGCCTCTAACGCCAGAG CAGGCACCTCTTTGGTCAACAGCAGCTGATGAAGAGCTTATATATGCAAAGAAAGAGATCACTAATACACCATTGACCTCAGACGACCCTGATCTATATGCACCCCTGTTCCGGAATGTGTCCATCTTTAAAAG GAGTTATGAACTGATGGAGAGACTTCTTAAGGTTTTCATATATCATGATGGAGCAAAACCTATTTTCCATTCCCCAGAGTTGAAAGGTATCTATGCGTCTGAGGGATGGTTTATGAGATTGATGGAGACAAACCAGAATTTTGTTGTCAGAGATCCAAACAGAGCCCATTTATTCTATCTCCCATATAGTTCTCGTCAACTGGAGCATAACCTTTATGTGCCTGGCTCAAATTCAATTGAGCCACTGTCTATCTTTGTTAAAAATTACATTGACCTAATCTCGGCCAAGTACCCATATTGGAATAGGACAAAAGGAGCTGATCATTTCTTTGTTGCTTGCCATGACTGG GGGCCTTACACAACCAAATTGCACGATGAATTGCGGAAGAACACTATTAAAGCTCTCTGCAATGCAGACCTCTCTGAAGGAATTTTTATCCGTGGAAAAGATGTTTCCCTTCCAGAAACATTTCTTAGATCACCAAGAAGACCTCTAAGAGATATTGGGGGAAGACCAGCCGCACAGAGAACTATCCTGGCCTTCTTTGCAGGGCAGATGCATGGTCGAGTTCGACCTGTACTTCTCAAGTATTGGGGAGACAAGGATGCTGATATGAGAATATACAGTAGGCTGCCACACCGAATCACTAGGAAGAGAAATTATGTTCAGCATATGAAGTCAAGCAAGTACTGTATCTGTCCCATGGGGTATGAGGTAAACAGCCCGAGAATAGTTGAGGCAATATATTATGAGTGTGTTCCAGTAATAATTGCCGACAATTTTGTTCTCCCATTTGATGCTGCACTCAACTGGAGCGCATTCTCTGTTGTCGTACCAGAAAGTGATGTACCTAAGCTGAAGGAGATCTTGTTGGCAATACCTGAGAGTCGATACATAACCCTGCAGTCAAATGTGAAAAGGGTGCAGAAGCATTTTCTGTGGCATCCAAATCCTGTCAAGTATGACATTTTCCACATGATACTACACTCAGTTTGGTTTAGCAGGGTAAATCAGATCCGTTAG
- the LOC8072351 gene encoding RNA exonuclease 4, which produces MDSASDAHGRHKCAACFRQFNKMEHLVEHMRAARHSSHEPRCDICRKHCRSFEALRDHLGVGGSTLPKAAYCADAFAARGCTICLRVLASAAALGAHSAACRLSRIPPPMMSRALQHHQLPAATQPHGGGGEGGALALGCKMVGAGSDGSLDVCARVCVIDEQENILFEAFVKPLLPVTHYRYETTGIRPEHLRDGASTTVKNAQRRVEELLLNGEQPWKVRTSRGRARLLVGHGLDHDLDALGMDYPGYLKRDTATYPPLMKTSKLSNSLRFLTHKYLGYDIQTGHQHPFEDCVAAMRLYRRMRGQQQHPRGGGGDADAPAAATADQAFPAWRQRELERMTPEELLRLSTPDYRCWCLDA; this is translated from the exons ATGGATAGCGCCTCAGATGCTCATGG GCGTCACAAGTGCGCGGCATGCTTccggcagttcaacaagatgGAGCACCTGGTGGAGCACATGCGGGCGGCGCGGCACTCGTCGCACGAGCCCCGCTGCGACATCTGCCGCAAGCACTGCCGCTCCTTCGAGGCGCTCAGGGACCACCTCGGCGTCGGCGGCTCCACGCTGCCCAAGGCCGCCTACTGCGCCGACGCCTTCGCCGCGCGCGGCTGCACCATCTGCCTCCGCGTCctcgccagcgccgccgcgctCGGAGCCCACAGCGCGGCGTGCCGGCTCTCGCGCATCCCACCGCCGATGATGTCGAGGGCGCTGCAGCATCACCAGCTTCCAGCAGCAACGCAGCcgcatggaggaggaggagaaggaggcgCGCTGGCGCTGGGCTGCAAGATGGTCGGCGCCGGGAGCGACGGGTCCCTGGACGTGTGCGCGCGGGTGTGCGTCATCGACGAGCAGGAGAACATCCTGTTCGAGGCCTTCGTGAAGCCGCTCCTCCCGGTGACGCACTACCGGTACGAGACGACGGGGATCCGGCCGGAGCACCTCCGCGACGGCGCGAGCACGACGGTGAAGAACGCGCAGCGGCGGGTGGAGGAGCTGCTGCTCAACGGCGAGCAGCCGTGGAAGGTGCGCACGAGCCGGGGCAGGGCGAGGCTGCTGGTCGGGCACGGCCTGGACCACGACCTCGACGCGCTGGGCATGGACTACCCGGGCTACCTCAAGCGCGACACGGCCACGTACCCGCCGCTGATGAAGACGAGCAAGCTCAGCAACTCGCTCAGGTTCCTGACGCACAAGTACCTCGGGTACGACATCCAGACGGGGCACCAGCACCCCTTCGAGGACTGCGTCGCCGCCATGCGCCTCTACCGCAGGATGCgcgggcagcagcagcaccccaggggcggcggcggcgacgccgacgcaccggcggcggcgaccgCGGACCAGGCGTTCCCGGCGTGGAGGCAGCGGGAGCTCGAGCGCATGACGCCTGAGGAGCTCCTTCGGCTCTCCACGCCGGACTACCGCTGCTGGTGCCTCGATGCGTAG